The region TTTCAAAGGCAAACGGCTCTTCTCCTTCCAGAAGATCTCCCATTTCCGCTTCAATGGCTTCCGGGTCCTCCCCCGCCTCCATCCTGCGCAGGGCTTCTTCCATTCCGGAACCGAGATTTACCCCGGTCATATCTGTCAATTTTCGCATAAGGTTGGCCGCCTGCTTCGGATCGTTCTCATCCAGATGCTCCGCCTCCTTTGCAAGAAGGTTCATGGCCCTTTCCATCTTACCTTCGTCAATGTCGGGCATGGGGGCCTCCTCTTCACTGGTCTGGTTTCGAGGGCTCGCAAAGACCGACATCCTTCGATCAAGTCTGAGCTTTCCGCACTTGGGGCATGCAGGCCGTCTTTCCGTGTTTATTGTCTTTGAGAAAAA is a window of Deltaproteobacteria bacterium DNA encoding:
- a CDS encoding zinc ribbon domain-containing protein → MPIYEFYCPDCHVIFNFFSKTINTERRPACPKCGKLRLDRRMSVFASPRNQTSEEEAPMPDIDEGKMERAMNLLAKEAEHLDENDPKQAANLMRKLTDMTGVNLGSGMEEALRRMEAGEDPEAIEAEMGDLLEGEEPFAFEKKSASGVRYRPPRVDETLYDL